One stretch of Armigeres subalbatus isolate Guangzhou_Male chromosome 2, GZ_Asu_2, whole genome shotgun sequence DNA includes these proteins:
- the LOC134211509 gene encoding aldehyde dehydrogenase, dimeric NADP-preferring-like isoform X8: protein MSYADVVQQLHTTFASGKTRNVEFREQQLKNLLRMYEENSAEMVNVLAADLRKHKQEAHVLEIDFLINDIRNTIFNFREWVKPEKPEKTMVNIMDGVYIYKDPYGVVLVIGAWNYPLQLTLVPVAAAIAAGNCVLIKPSEVAAATSKFIAETIPKYLDSECYRVVEGGAKETSEILRQKFDYVFYTGSGRVGRIVHQACNENLTPCTLELGGKSPCYIDSSADIPIATKRILWGKFINAGQTCIAPDYLLCSKQVQKQFVEEAKKILKEWYGTNPKDSPDLCRIINQQHFQRLSAMIKGASVAIGGETDSQEKYIAPTILVDVNSNDPVMQDEIFGPILPIINVDNAYDAIRFINSRSPALVMYIFTQDKKLQDLFIHGTRSGSMCLNDTIMQYAVETLPFGGVGPSGMGAYHGKYSFDTFVHRKSCLAKDFNPIGEKLASSRYPPYSDSKLSFLTTLLKKRQGLSMKFLPYIMMFGIGVATTLIVSSIVKRRAH from the exons ATGAGCTATGCAGAC GTGGTACAACAGCTTCACACGACCTTCGCCAGCGGAAAGACACGTAATGTCGAATTCAG GGAGCAGCAACTTAAAAACTTGCTGCGCATGTACGAGGAGAACTCCGCAGAAATGGTGAACGTGCTGGCGGCCGACTTGCGGAAGCACAAACAGGAGGCACACGTTCTGGAGATCGACTTTCTGATCAATGACATTCGAAACACTATCTTCAACTTTCGAGAATGGGTCAAACCGGAAAAACCGGAGAAAACCATGGTCAACATCATGGACGGTGTGTACATCTACAAAGATCCGTACGGGGTGGTTCTGGTGATTGGAGCCTGGAACTATCCGCTGCAGTTGACCTTGGTCCCGGTTGCGGCTGCCATTGCCGCAGGCAATTGCGTACTCATAAAGCCGAGCGAAGTAGCGGCGGCGACATCCAAGTTCATAGCCGAGACTATACCGAAATATCTTGACTCG GAATGCTATCGCGTGGTTGAAGGAGGTGCAAAAGAAACGTCAGAAATCTTGAGACAGAAGTTTGACTACGTATTCTACACCGGGTCCGGTCGAGTCGGACGAATTGTGCATCAGGCATGCAACGAGAACCTGACACCGTGCACGCTGGAGCTGGGCGGCAAGAGCCCTTGCTACATCGACAGCAGCGCGGACATTCCCATCGCAACGAAAAGAATCTTGTGGGGCAAATTCATCAATGCCGGCCAAACTTGCATCGCGCCGGACTACTTGCTCTGCTCGAAACAGGTCCAGAAACAgttcgtggaggaggcgaaaaAAATACTGAAGGAATGGTATGGCACCAATCCGAAGGACAGTCCCGATCTGTGTCGCATCATTAATCAGCAACATTTTCA ACGTTTAAGTGCCATGATCAAGGGAGCAAGTGTCGCGATCGGTGGAGAAACGGACTCTCAGGAAAAATATATTGCCCCCACAATCCTCGTCGACGTCAACTCGAATGACCCCGTAATGCAGGACGAAATTTTTGGCCCCATCCTGCCCATCATCAACGTCGACAATGCGTACGACGCTATCCGTTTCATAAATTCAAG ATCACCCGCGCTTGTTATGTACATCTTCACGCAAGACAAAAAACTGCAAGATCTCTTCATTCATGGTACGAGGTCCGGCAGCATGTGCCTCAATGATACCATCATGCAGTACGCTG TTGAAACACTGCCATTTGGAGGCGTTGGACCGAGTGGAATGGGCGCCTATCACGGAAAGTACTCGTTCGACACGTTCGTGCACAGAAAATCCTGCCTGGCAAAGGACTTCAACCCAATCGGCGAGAAGCTGGCCTC CTCTCGATACCCGCCATACTCGGATAGCAAGCTATCCTTCCTGACCACGCTGCTGAAGAAGCGCCAGGGATTGTCGATGAAATTCCTGCCCTATATAATGATGTTCGGCATCGGAGTGGCCACTACGCTTATCGTGAGTTCTATAGTGAAG
- the LOC134211509 gene encoding aldehyde dehydrogenase, dimeric NADP-preferring-like isoform X7 — MNKNNDEMSYADVVQQLHTTFASGKTRNVEFREQQLKNLLRMYEENSAEMVNVLAADLRKHKQEAHVLEIDFLINDIRNTIFNFREWVKPEKPEKTMVNIMDGVYIYKDPYGVVLVIGAWNYPLQLTLVPVAAAIAAGNCVLIKPSEVAAATSKFIAETIPKYLDSECYRVVEGGAKETSEILRQKFDYVFYTGSGRVGRIVHQACNENLTPCTLELGGKSPCYIDSSADIPIATKRILWGKFINAGQTCIAPDYLLCSKQVQKQFVEEAKKILKEWYGTNPKDSPDLCRIINQQHFQRLSAMIKGASVAIGGETDSQEKYIAPTILVDVNSNDPVMQDEIFGPILPIINVDNAYDAIRFINSRSPALVMYIFTQDKKLQDLFIHGTRSGSMCLNDTIMQYAVETLPFGGVGPSGMGAYHGKYSFDTFVHRKSCLAKDFNPIGEKLASSRYPPYSDSKLSFLTTLLKKRQGLSMKFLPYIMMFGIGVATTLIVSSIVKRRAH, encoded by the exons TGAACAAGAATAACGACGAAATGAGCTATGCAGAC GTGGTACAACAGCTTCACACGACCTTCGCCAGCGGAAAGACACGTAATGTCGAATTCAG GGAGCAGCAACTTAAAAACTTGCTGCGCATGTACGAGGAGAACTCCGCAGAAATGGTGAACGTGCTGGCGGCCGACTTGCGGAAGCACAAACAGGAGGCACACGTTCTGGAGATCGACTTTCTGATCAATGACATTCGAAACACTATCTTCAACTTTCGAGAATGGGTCAAACCGGAAAAACCGGAGAAAACCATGGTCAACATCATGGACGGTGTGTACATCTACAAAGATCCGTACGGGGTGGTTCTGGTGATTGGAGCCTGGAACTATCCGCTGCAGTTGACCTTGGTCCCGGTTGCGGCTGCCATTGCCGCAGGCAATTGCGTACTCATAAAGCCGAGCGAAGTAGCGGCGGCGACATCCAAGTTCATAGCCGAGACTATACCGAAATATCTTGACTCG GAATGCTATCGCGTGGTTGAAGGAGGTGCAAAAGAAACGTCAGAAATCTTGAGACAGAAGTTTGACTACGTATTCTACACCGGGTCCGGTCGAGTCGGACGAATTGTGCATCAGGCATGCAACGAGAACCTGACACCGTGCACGCTGGAGCTGGGCGGCAAGAGCCCTTGCTACATCGACAGCAGCGCGGACATTCCCATCGCAACGAAAAGAATCTTGTGGGGCAAATTCATCAATGCCGGCCAAACTTGCATCGCGCCGGACTACTTGCTCTGCTCGAAACAGGTCCAGAAACAgttcgtggaggaggcgaaaaAAATACTGAAGGAATGGTATGGCACCAATCCGAAGGACAGTCCCGATCTGTGTCGCATCATTAATCAGCAACATTTTCA ACGTTTAAGTGCCATGATCAAGGGAGCAAGTGTCGCGATCGGTGGAGAAACGGACTCTCAGGAAAAATATATTGCCCCCACAATCCTCGTCGACGTCAACTCGAATGACCCCGTAATGCAGGACGAAATTTTTGGCCCCATCCTGCCCATCATCAACGTCGACAATGCGTACGACGCTATCCGTTTCATAAATTCAAG ATCACCCGCGCTTGTTATGTACATCTTCACGCAAGACAAAAAACTGCAAGATCTCTTCATTCATGGTACGAGGTCCGGCAGCATGTGCCTCAATGATACCATCATGCAGTACGCTG TTGAAACACTGCCATTTGGAGGCGTTGGACCGAGTGGAATGGGCGCCTATCACGGAAAGTACTCGTTCGACACGTTCGTGCACAGAAAATCCTGCCTGGCAAAGGACTTCAACCCAATCGGCGAGAAGCTGGCCTC CTCTCGATACCCGCCATACTCGGATAGCAAGCTATCCTTCCTGACCACGCTGCTGAAGAAGCGCCAGGGATTGTCGATGAAATTCCTGCCCTATATAATGATGTTCGGCATCGGAGTGGCCACTACGCTTATCGTGAGTTCTATAGTGAAG